One Microcebus murinus isolate Inina chromosome 7, M.murinus_Inina_mat1.0, whole genome shotgun sequence genomic region harbors:
- the LOC105864809 gene encoding uncharacterized protein LOC105864809: MGDGVPQTVWKSPEKPQAHLDATPRPSDPSLPSPGGQPEAWGAPSPPPLSGPRPGRKPGAPRLCTERWLTRPPRAAGPRRPTARLGLPRSGFIPRAPSHSQRARTRPRVQLEPSWDVLAPRRGDAAASQVLPVPSPPDPKPREGPLQLQALFLSLRFPPPPLFSLFGCHWTSRVDGGVGDSLSHSSSCSASSRVPSLLLQPCPLISGKELSRIGQLRPSSCSGVTRGGGGRLDER; the protein is encoded by the exons ATGGGTGATGGTGTCCCCCAAACGGTGTGGAAGTCGCCAGAGAAG CCCCAAGCTCACCTCGATGCCACGCCCAGGCCGTcagacccctccctccccagtccGGGGGGCCAGCCCGAGGCGTGGGGCGCTCCCTCGCCACCGCCGCTAAGCGGCCCCAGACCCGGGAGAAAGCCTGGGGCCCCGCGCCTGTGCACCGAGCGGTGGTTGACGCGCCCTCCGCGCGCAGCGGGGCCGCGGCGCCCGACTGCCCGCCTGGGGCTGCCGAGGAGCGGGTTCATTCCACGCG CCCCTTCccactcccagagagctagaacgCGGCCGCGGGTGCAGCTAGAGCCTTCCTGGGACGTGCTGGCTCCGCGCCGTGGAGATGCAG cCGCCTCCCAAGTGCTCCCCGTGCCCTCACCTCCTGATCCCAAACCGAGAGAAGGGCCTCTCCAACTTCAAGCCCTCTTCCTGTCCCTTcgctttcctcctcctcccctcttctctctttttggcTGCCACTGGACGTCCCGGGTTGACGGTGGCGTCGGCGACAGCCTAAGCCACAGCAGCTCTTGCAGCGCCAGCTCCAGAGTACCCAGCCTGCTTCTCCAGCCCTGTCCCCTGATCTCCGGAAAGGAGCTGAGCAGAATCGGGCAGTTGAGGCCAAGTAGCTGCAGCGGCGTTAcacgcggcggcggcgggaggctGGATGAGCGCTGA